One Streptomyces drozdowiczii DNA segment encodes these proteins:
- a CDS encoding MFS transporter, translating into MADAASAPPPPSHLRRIVAASLIGTTIEWYDFFLYGSAAALVFNKLFFPDSEPLVGTLLSFLTYAVGFAARPIGALVFGHYGDRLGRKKLLVLSLLMMGGATFAIGLLPTHATVGVAAPVLLTLLRLVQGFALGGEWGGAVLLVSEHGDAERRGFWASWPQTGAPAGQLLATGVLSALTALMSDAAFESWGWRIPFLLSGVLVILGLWIRLSVDESPLFKAALARADERKAASGAAEKMPVVAVLRHHWRDVLVAMGARMAENISYYVITAFILVYATTAADLSKQTALNAVLIASAFHFAVIPLWGALSDRVGRKPVYLVGAVGVGLWMFPFFALIDTRSFGNLLLAVTVGLFFHGAMYAPQAAFFSELFATRMRYSGASIGAQFSSVAAGAPAPLIATALLADYDSSTPIALYVIAAALLTVLALVCAKETRHRDLAEVGPVPGSEAAAEAPRDAAHTV; encoded by the coding sequence ATGGCCGACGCAGCATCCGCTCCCCCGCCTCCCTCGCACCTCCGGCGCATCGTCGCCGCCAGCCTCATCGGCACGACCATCGAGTGGTACGACTTCTTCCTGTACGGGTCGGCGGCCGCGCTGGTCTTCAACAAGCTGTTCTTCCCGGACTCCGAACCGCTCGTCGGAACGCTGCTGTCCTTCCTGACGTACGCGGTCGGCTTCGCCGCACGGCCCATCGGGGCGCTGGTGTTCGGCCACTACGGCGACCGGCTCGGGCGCAAGAAGCTGCTGGTGCTGAGCCTCCTGATGATGGGCGGGGCGACCTTCGCGATCGGTCTGCTGCCGACGCACGCGACCGTCGGTGTGGCCGCGCCCGTGCTGCTCACCCTGCTCCGGCTGGTGCAGGGATTCGCGCTCGGCGGCGAGTGGGGCGGGGCCGTGCTGCTGGTGTCGGAGCACGGGGACGCCGAGCGGCGCGGGTTCTGGGCGTCGTGGCCGCAGACCGGTGCGCCGGCCGGTCAGCTGCTGGCCACCGGGGTGCTCTCCGCGCTCACCGCGCTGATGTCGGACGCGGCGTTCGAGTCGTGGGGCTGGCGCATCCCGTTCCTGCTGTCCGGGGTGCTCGTGATCCTCGGTCTGTGGATTCGTCTCTCTGTCGATGAATCGCCTCTGTTCAAGGCGGCCCTGGCCCGCGCCGACGAGCGGAAGGCCGCTTCCGGGGCCGCCGAGAAGATGCCCGTCGTGGCCGTGCTGAGGCACCACTGGCGCGATGTGCTGGTCGCCATGGGGGCGCGGATGGCGGAGAACATCAGCTACTACGTGATCACCGCGTTCATCCTCGTCTACGCGACGACCGCGGCGGACCTGAGCAAGCAGACGGCGCTCAACGCCGTGCTCATCGCGTCCGCCTTCCACTTCGCCGTGATCCCGCTGTGGGGCGCGCTCTCCGACCGGGTGGGCCGCAAGCCCGTCTATCTGGTGGGCGCGGTCGGCGTGGGCCTGTGGATGTTCCCGTTCTTCGCGCTGATCGACACCCGGAGCTTCGGGAACCTGCTGCTGGCCGTCACGGTCGGGCTGTTCTTCCACGGGGCGATGTACGCGCCGCAGGCAGCGTTCTTCTCGGAGCTGTTCGCGACCCGGATGCGCTACTCGGGCGCGTCGATCGGCGCGCAGTTCTCGTCCGTCGCGGCGGGCGCGCCCGCACCGCTCATCGCGACGGCCCTGCTCGCCGACTACGACAGCTCGACGCCCATCGCCCTGTACGTGATAGCCGCCGCGCTCCTCACGGTGCTGGCCCTGGTCTGTGCCAAGGAGACCCGCCACCGGGATCTCGCCGAGGTCGGTCCGGTGCCCGGGTCGGAGGCGGCGGCCGAGGCGCCCCGGGACGCCGCGCACACCGTCTGA
- a CDS encoding TerD family protein, with protein sequence MAAQAVRVETGWRTAPGTPDVDASALLLLGSGKVRNDGDFVFYNQPSHSSGAVRHEGKRTVGGATTDTLAVDLARVEPAIDRVVLAASADGGTFGRVSGLYVRVLDAANGAELARFDSSDATVETAFLLGELYRRQGAWKFRAVGQGYGSGLEGLATDFGISVDEPQQPHAAPQPAPRVTTPPAPQYPQPQQPTLAAPMAPPMAPPVPPVPPAPPAPPVTQPVRLTKVTLTKEAPSVSLTKQGGTSGAMRVNLNWEVRKQFKGWGSKLGRAVANHSDLDLDLCALYELTDGRKGVVQALGNAFGALHQPPFMQLDGDDRTGAVATGENLTINLDHKAQLRRVLIFVTIYEGARSFADLHATVTLQPQHGAPIDFSLDECTVPSTVCALALITNTGNDLTVQREARYLVPQRGVSPQRTIDHAYGWGMNWTPGRK encoded by the coding sequence GTGGCGGCCCAGGCCGTGCGTGTCGAGACGGGGTGGCGCACCGCCCCGGGGACGCCCGATGTGGACGCCTCCGCGCTTCTCCTTCTCGGCTCGGGCAAGGTGCGCAACGACGGGGACTTCGTCTTCTACAACCAGCCGTCCCACTCCTCCGGCGCGGTGCGCCACGAGGGCAAGCGCACCGTCGGCGGCGCGACGACCGACACCCTCGCCGTCGACCTGGCACGGGTGGAACCGGCCATCGACCGCGTGGTGCTGGCCGCCTCGGCCGACGGCGGCACGTTCGGCCGGGTGAGCGGACTGTACGTGCGCGTCCTGGACGCGGCGAACGGCGCCGAACTGGCCCGCTTCGACAGCTCCGACGCCACCGTGGAGACGGCCTTCCTCCTCGGCGAGCTCTACCGGCGCCAGGGCGCCTGGAAGTTCCGGGCGGTCGGCCAGGGCTACGGCTCCGGGCTCGAAGGGCTCGCCACGGACTTCGGGATCTCGGTGGACGAACCCCAGCAGCCGCACGCCGCCCCCCAGCCCGCTCCCCGGGTCACCACCCCGCCCGCTCCGCAGTACCCGCAGCCGCAGCAGCCCACGCTCGCCGCGCCGATGGCGCCCCCGATGGCCCCGCCGGTCCCTCCGGTCCCTCCGGCCCCTCCGGCACCGCCCGTCACCCAGCCCGTACGGCTGACCAAGGTGACGCTCACCAAGGAGGCGCCGTCCGTCTCGCTCACCAAGCAGGGCGGCACGTCCGGCGCCATGCGCGTCAACCTCAACTGGGAGGTGCGCAAGCAGTTCAAGGGCTGGGGGAGCAAGCTGGGCCGTGCCGTGGCGAACCACTCGGACCTGGACCTCGACCTCTGCGCCCTGTACGAACTGACCGACGGCCGCAAGGGAGTCGTCCAGGCCCTGGGGAACGCCTTCGGCGCGCTCCACCAGCCGCCGTTCATGCAGCTCGACGGCGACGACCGCACCGGAGCCGTCGCCACCGGCGAGAACCTGACGATCAACCTCGACCACAAGGCGCAGCTCCGCCGGGTCCTGATCTTCGTCACCATCTACGAGGGCGCCCGCAGCTTCGCCGACCTGCACGCCACCGTCACCCTCCAGCCGCAGCACGGCGCGCCGATCGACTTCTCCCTGGACGAGTGCACCGTCCCGTCGACCGTCTGCGCGCTCGCGCTCATCACCAACACGGGCAACGACCTCACCGTGCAGCGCGAGGCCCGCTACCTGGTGCCGCAGCGCGGCGTCAGCCCGCAGCGCACCATCGACCACGCCTACGGCTGGGGCATGAACTGGACCCCGGGCCGCAAGTGA
- a CDS encoding DUF5954 family protein produces MKKHGVPPAARPVLVRIPVEPVEAAIEADAFDAASRNKLAVRGPLFGVASWSEGDGQRWKVIVPITNGCPQQARDDLQSKLWFRAKDEAETEEERRALLGAVARLETGKPSEVSVLGTRYRVVRAEEYAGLDADGGVELPRPTDPEPAVPEWDRITDTAKVDDGLVLDPDAPVTPLQAAEMLTMRSFAYKGSRYPGGVLRDSARAVDSHPDILLLPTTFMVVERTGNERWQVGGGPHATPQDARRALDFSLAWFKPRQAGVIPVTAGRDVTARSLVAEGTHPDLADMKVLADAADRLRAGRLNEVEAHGTVYRIARSRRLLRWGSDGPESQRPSDVTMVEPMALHPRLDAYGVVHNGEEGTRLEDTDAP; encoded by the coding sequence ATGAAGAAACACGGTGTGCCCCCCGCTGCCCGGCCGGTGCTGGTGAGGATTCCGGTGGAACCCGTCGAGGCCGCGATCGAGGCCGACGCCTTCGACGCGGCTTCCCGCAACAAACTGGCCGTACGCGGCCCGCTGTTCGGGGTGGCCTCATGGTCCGAGGGCGACGGACAGCGGTGGAAGGTGATCGTCCCGATCACGAATGGCTGCCCCCAGCAGGCCAGGGACGACCTGCAGTCCAAGCTGTGGTTCCGGGCCAAGGACGAGGCGGAGACCGAGGAGGAGCGGCGGGCCCTGCTCGGCGCGGTCGCCCGGCTGGAGACCGGAAAGCCGTCCGAGGTCAGCGTCCTCGGCACGCGCTACCGCGTGGTGCGCGCCGAGGAGTACGCGGGCCTGGACGCCGACGGAGGCGTCGAGCTGCCGCGCCCCACCGACCCCGAGCCCGCCGTGCCCGAGTGGGACCGCATCACCGACACCGCCAAGGTCGACGACGGACTGGTCCTGGACCCCGACGCGCCCGTGACGCCCCTCCAGGCGGCGGAGATGCTGACCATGCGCTCCTTCGCGTACAAGGGGAGCCGGTATCCCGGCGGCGTCCTGCGCGACTCCGCGCGCGCCGTGGACAGCCATCCCGACATCCTGCTGCTGCCGACGACCTTCATGGTCGTGGAACGGACCGGCAACGAGCGGTGGCAGGTCGGCGGCGGCCCGCACGCCACCCCGCAGGACGCGCGGCGCGCCCTCGACTTCTCACTGGCCTGGTTCAAGCCCCGGCAGGCGGGCGTCATCCCGGTCACCGCCGGACGGGACGTGACCGCGCGCAGCCTCGTCGCCGAGGGCACCCACCCCGACCTCGCCGACATGAAGGTCCTGGCCGATGCGGCCGACCGGCTGCGCGCGGGCCGGCTCAACGAGGTCGAGGCCCACGGCACCGTGTACCGGATCGCCCGCTCACGGCGCCTGCTGCGCTGGGGGTCCGACGGCCCGGAGAGCCAACGGCCGTCCGACGTCACCATGGTGGAGCCGATGGCCCTCCACCCCCGCCTGGATGCGTACGGCGTCGTCCACAACGGCGAGGAGGGCACACGGCTGGAGGACACCGACGCCCCCTGA
- a CDS encoding NUDIX hydrolase, with amino-acid sequence MAIPDFIREIRATAGQQLLLLPGVTAVVFDDEGRVLLGRRADTGEWSVIGGISEPGEQPATTAEREVYEETAVRCVAERVVLTQALPPIQYENGDRCQFLDITFRCRATGGTPRVNDDESLEVGWFPVDALPDLAEFALFRIKQALTDGPTWFEATAPRQ; translated from the coding sequence ATGGCCATTCCTGACTTCATCCGCGAGATCCGTGCCACCGCCGGGCAGCAGCTGCTCCTGCTGCCCGGCGTCACCGCCGTCGTCTTCGACGACGAGGGGAGAGTGCTCCTCGGCCGGCGCGCCGACACCGGTGAGTGGTCGGTGATCGGCGGCATCTCCGAGCCGGGCGAACAGCCCGCGACGACGGCGGAGCGCGAGGTGTACGAGGAGACCGCCGTGCGCTGTGTGGCGGAGCGCGTCGTCCTCACCCAGGCGCTGCCGCCCATCCAGTACGAGAACGGCGACCGCTGCCAGTTCCTCGACATCACCTTCCGCTGCCGCGCCACCGGCGGCACGCCCCGGGTCAACGACGACGAGTCGCTGGAGGTGGGCTGGTTCCCCGTGGACGCGCTGCCCGACCTGGCCGAGTTCGCGCTCTTCCGGATCAAGCAGGCGCTGACCGACGGGCCCACCTGGTTCGAGGCCACCGCCCCGCGGCAGTAG
- a CDS encoding glutamate racemase, whose amino-acid sequence MKIALMDSGIGLLAAAAAVRRLRPDADLVLSSDPDNMPWGRAPEGVKAHALAVARAAAAHRPDALIVACNTASVHALELLRAELEPGLPVIGTVPAIKPAAAAGGPVAIWATPATTGSPYQRGLIAEFAGSAAVTEVPCPGLADAVQYADEDAIGKAIAAAAALTPPDVRAVVLGCTHYELVAERIREAVGRPGRPPVALHGSAGAVAAQALRRIGAEPAPSAEPSSSIAVILSGRVSELPQAALAYPEGRGLAAVGSVR is encoded by the coding sequence GTGAAGATCGCGCTCATGGACTCCGGAATCGGACTGCTCGCCGCCGCCGCCGCAGTACGCCGGCTGAGGCCGGACGCCGATCTGGTGCTCTCGTCCGACCCGGACAACATGCCCTGGGGCCGCGCCCCCGAGGGTGTGAAGGCCCATGCGCTCGCGGTGGCCCGGGCCGCCGCCGCGCACCGCCCCGACGCGCTGATCGTCGCCTGCAACACCGCATCGGTGCACGCGCTGGAGCTGCTGCGGGCCGAGCTCGAACCGGGCCTGCCCGTCATCGGGACCGTCCCCGCGATCAAGCCCGCCGCCGCGGCCGGCGGCCCCGTCGCGATCTGGGCGACCCCGGCCACCACCGGCAGCCCGTACCAGCGCGGGCTGATCGCCGAGTTCGCCGGGTCCGCCGCCGTCACCGAGGTGCCCTGCCCCGGCCTCGCCGACGCCGTGCAGTACGCGGACGAGGACGCCATCGGGAAGGCGATCGCCGCCGCCGCCGCGCTGACCCCGCCCGACGTCCGCGCCGTGGTCCTCGGCTGCACCCACTACGAACTCGTCGCCGAGCGCATCCGCGAGGCCGTCGGCCGGCCGGGACGGCCCCCGGTCGCCCTGCACGGCTCCGCCGGGGCGGTCGCGGCCCAGGCGCTGCGCCGGATCGGTGCCGAACCCGCTCCGTCGGCCGAACCCTCCTCGTCCATCGCGGTCATCCTCAGCGGACGCGTCTCGGAGCTGCCGCAGGCCGCTCTGGCCTACCCGGAAGGGCGCGGACTGGCCGCCGTCGGCTCCGTCCGCTGA
- a CDS encoding glycosyltransferase, protein MSAVAWIAVGSLVAWVWLLLGQGFFWRTDQRLPSRAEPEDWPSVAVVVPARDEAAMLPVSLPSLLAQDYPGTAEVFLVDDCSKDGTGDVARALSVRHGGLPVTVVSPSEPEPGWTGKLWAVRHGMALARTREPEYLLLTDADIAHEPDSLRELVAAAETGGFDLVSLMARLRVASVWERLVVPAFVYFFSQLYPFRWINRKRGRTAAAAGGCVLLRTEAAVRAGVPDSIRQAVIDDVSLARAVRRSGGRIWLGLADRVDSVRPYPCLADLWRMVSRSAYAQLRHNPLVLVGTVLGLVLVYLAPPVTLVAGVLGGGAVAAWAGGAAWAVMAGTYMPMLGYYRQSLWLAPLLPFTALLYLLMTVDSAVQHYRGRGAAWKGRTYARPEAAPDQ, encoded by the coding sequence ATGAGCGCCGTTGCCTGGATCGCCGTGGGTTCGCTTGTCGCATGGGTCTGGCTGCTGCTGGGCCAGGGGTTCTTCTGGCGCACCGACCAGCGGCTGCCGAGCCGCGCGGAGCCGGAGGACTGGCCCTCGGTCGCCGTCGTCGTACCGGCCCGCGACGAGGCCGCGATGCTGCCGGTGAGCCTGCCGTCGCTGCTGGCGCAGGACTATCCGGGGACCGCCGAGGTCTTCCTCGTGGACGACTGCAGCAAGGACGGCACGGGGGACGTCGCCCGCGCCCTGTCGGTGCGGCACGGGGGTCTGCCGGTGACCGTGGTGTCGCCGAGCGAGCCCGAGCCCGGGTGGACGGGGAAGCTCTGGGCCGTACGCCACGGGATGGCGCTGGCCCGTACCCGTGAGCCGGAGTACCTGCTGCTCACGGACGCCGACATCGCGCATGAGCCGGACAGTCTGCGGGAGCTGGTGGCGGCGGCGGAGACGGGCGGCTTCGACCTGGTCTCGCTGATGGCCCGGCTGCGGGTGGCGAGCGTGTGGGAACGGCTCGTGGTGCCGGCGTTCGTCTACTTCTTCTCGCAGCTCTATCCGTTCCGCTGGATCAACCGGAAGCGGGGGCGGACGGCCGCCGCGGCGGGGGGCTGTGTGCTGCTCCGGACGGAGGCGGCGGTGCGGGCGGGGGTGCCGGACTCGATCCGGCAGGCGGTGATCGACGACGTGTCGCTGGCCCGGGCGGTGCGGCGCTCGGGTGGCCGGATCTGGCTGGGGCTCGCGGACCGGGTGGACAGTGTGCGGCCGTATCCGTGCCTGGCGGACCTGTGGCGGATGGTCTCGCGGAGCGCGTACGCCCAGCTGCGGCACAATCCGCTGGTGCTGGTGGGCACGGTGCTCGGGCTGGTGCTGGTCTATCTCGCCCCGCCGGTGACGCTGGTCGCCGGGGTGCTGGGCGGGGGCGCGGTCGCGGCGTGGGCCGGGGGCGCCGCGTGGGCGGTCATGGCGGGGACGTACATGCCGATGCTGGGCTACTACCGGCAGTCGCTGTGGCTCGCCCCGCTGCTGCCGTTCACCGCGCTGCTGTATCTGCTGATGACCGTCGATTCGGCGGTGCAGCACTACCGGGGGCGCGGTGCGGCCTGGAAGGGGCGTACGTACGCCCGTCCCGAGGCCGCACCGGATCAGTGA
- a CDS encoding O-antigen ligase family protein — protein MAESVGRGPERGNASDAAGALILAACAVWSLISAAGRETRPEGVLLALLAVAAGFACGRICGTLLPVATAACAALTALLLALLWRHGMPGATATAEHAPGQTGGAAALLVLAVGAACCAAAGAGGRVSRTALRLLALGAAGASFALDSPAGFAAALGVLVCSLAAARTRRRLLALGGLALVAGLVVGTSWAMAEEVLPEGLTVSLEGGLTRNRVELWQDAARLAEEHPVLGIGPGRFDELSPTAQQSLGSDGKPHSAPWQQAAEQGVVGVVLLGAAFGWLLYALWRSPRPTAVVLAAGAALTALAVLASVGNALSFTPVTAGAGLLAGLASARRPIGADGPGGPDGAEDGEAAGVRPRPGSPRTAGAAGPG, from the coding sequence ATGGCTGAATCAGTGGGGCGGGGGCCCGAGCGGGGGAACGCTTCCGACGCCGCCGGTGCGCTGATCCTCGCCGCCTGCGCGGTCTGGTCGCTGATCAGCGCGGCGGGGCGGGAGACCCGGCCCGAAGGGGTGCTGCTCGCGCTGCTGGCCGTCGCGGCGGGCTTCGCCTGCGGGCGCATCTGCGGCACGCTGCTGCCGGTGGCGACGGCCGCCTGCGCCGCGTTGACGGCCCTGCTGCTCGCCCTGCTCTGGCGGCACGGCATGCCGGGCGCCACGGCCACCGCGGAGCACGCGCCGGGGCAGACCGGCGGAGCCGCGGCCCTGCTGGTCCTCGCCGTCGGGGCGGCGTGCTGCGCGGCGGCGGGGGCCGGGGGGCGGGTTTCGCGTACGGCCCTGCGGCTGCTGGCGTTGGGCGCCGCCGGCGCCTCGTTCGCGCTGGACTCGCCGGCCGGGTTCGCGGCGGCGCTCGGGGTGCTGGTGTGCTCGCTGGCCGCCGCCCGGACGCGGCGCCGGCTGCTCGCGCTCGGCGGCCTCGCCCTGGTGGCCGGGCTGGTCGTCGGCACCTCGTGGGCCATGGCCGAGGAGGTGCTGCCCGAGGGGCTCACGGTCTCGCTGGAGGGCGGGCTCACCCGGAACCGGGTCGAGCTGTGGCAGGACGCCGCGCGGCTGGCGGAGGAGCATCCGGTGCTGGGGATCGGTCCCGGCCGGTTCGACGAGCTGAGCCCGACCGCGCAGCAGAGCCTCGGATCGGACGGCAAGCCGCACTCGGCGCCGTGGCAGCAGGCCGCCGAGCAGGGGGTCGTGGGGGTGGTGCTGCTGGGCGCCGCGTTCGGCTGGCTGCTGTACGCGCTGTGGCGCTCGCCCCGGCCGACGGCGGTGGTCCTGGCGGCGGGGGCCGCGCTCACGGCACTGGCCGTGCTGGCGAGCGTGGGCAACGCGCTGAGCTTCACCCCGGTGACGGCGGGGGCGGGGCTGCTGGCCGGGCTCGCGTCGGCCAGGCGGCCGATCGGCGCGGACGGACCCGGTGGGCCGGACGGGGCGGAGGACGGAGAGGCCGCCGGGGTCAGGCCCCGGCCGGGAAGCCCGAGGACGGCAGGTGCAGCCGGGCCCGGATGA
- a CDS encoding TetR/AcrR family transcriptional regulator, with protein sequence MTRNGHLRDRVAVAILDAAAMLLARRGESVSMADVAAAAGVGRTTLYRHFPSRETLLDALSQEACAELIGKLADAGLDCVAVPEGVARVSRIAMGQAAKYQALMRIHGKPAVPDETARQLMAPLTALFVRGSADGTWRTDLGPDTLLDLYSALLQGALGQALHAKLGVEPAAAAVTSVFMHGAGTRRPASDDLVNSPSPTGS encoded by the coding sequence ATGACAAGAAACGGGCACCTGCGCGACCGCGTCGCGGTCGCGATCCTCGACGCCGCGGCGATGCTGCTCGCCCGGCGGGGCGAGAGCGTCAGCATGGCGGACGTCGCGGCGGCCGCCGGCGTGGGCCGCACCACTCTGTACCGCCACTTCCCCAGCCGCGAGACCCTGTTGGACGCCCTGTCCCAGGAAGCCTGTGCCGAACTGATCGGCAAGCTGGCGGACGCCGGCCTGGACTGCGTCGCCGTGCCCGAGGGCGTGGCGCGGGTGAGCCGGATCGCGATGGGCCAGGCCGCCAAGTACCAGGCCCTGATGCGCATCCACGGCAAGCCCGCCGTACCCGACGAGACCGCCCGTCAGCTCATGGCGCCCCTCACCGCCCTGTTCGTCCGCGGTTCGGCCGACGGCACCTGGCGCACGGACCTCGGCCCCGACACGCTCCTCGACCTCTACAGCGCGCTCCTCCAGGGCGCGCTGGGCCAGGCGCTGCACGCCAAGCTGGGCGTGGAGCCCGCTGCCGCGGCCGTCACCTCGGTCTTCATGCACGGCGCGGGCACCCGGCGGCCGGCGAGCGACGACCTGGTGAACAGCCCGTCACCGACAGGCTCCTGA
- the lnt gene encoding apolipoprotein N-acyltransferase, whose product MSTTIAQVGESQSPAPAPRTGGLPKRLVRPAAAVLSGVMLYLSFPPRPLWWLVLPGFALLGWVLYERRARAAFGLGLLAGLGFMLPLLHWTGEEVGPVPWLALAAAEALFVAVGCIGVSAVSRLPGGPLWAAAVWTLDEAVRARVPFGGFPWGKIAFGQADGVFLPLAALGGTPLLSFAVVLCGFGLFEAARRFARYRSAGEFRRGAAAVAAATVLVPVAAAFAALPLVDDFAEDGTATVAAIQGNVPRLGLDFNSQRRAVLDNHAKRTEQLARDVKAGKVPQPDFVLWPENSSDLDPYRNPDARIVIDDAVKAIGAPTVIGAVVEPDSGPLRNTLIQWQPDKGPVATYDKRHIQPFGEYMPMRSFVRIFSSDVDRVQRDFGPGKKVGVFDLAGTYTGLVTCYEAAFDDAVRDTVEHGAQLIAVPSNNATFGRSEMTYQQLAMSRVRAVEHSRSVVVPVTSGVSAIIRPDGTVAEKTKMFTPDALVDEVPLRSSLTPATRMGPLPEGILILLALGALGWAGALAVRARRAR is encoded by the coding sequence GTGAGCACCACCATCGCCCAGGTCGGCGAATCGCAGAGCCCTGCCCCCGCCCCCCGGACGGGCGGGCTGCCGAAGCGCCTCGTGCGGCCCGCGGCCGCCGTCCTCTCCGGCGTGATGCTGTACCTCAGCTTCCCGCCCCGGCCCCTGTGGTGGCTGGTTCTGCCCGGTTTCGCCCTGCTCGGCTGGGTGCTGTACGAGCGCCGGGCCCGGGCCGCTTTCGGGCTCGGGCTGCTCGCGGGGCTCGGCTTCATGCTGCCCCTGCTGCACTGGACCGGCGAGGAGGTCGGCCCGGTGCCGTGGCTGGCCCTCGCCGCCGCCGAGGCGCTGTTCGTCGCGGTCGGCTGCATCGGCGTCTCCGCCGTCTCCCGGCTCCCCGGCGGACCGCTGTGGGCCGCCGCGGTCTGGACGCTGGACGAGGCGGTCCGCGCCCGGGTGCCGTTCGGCGGCTTCCCCTGGGGCAAGATCGCCTTCGGCCAGGCGGACGGCGTCTTCCTGCCGCTTGCCGCGCTCGGCGGCACCCCGCTGCTCTCCTTCGCCGTGGTGCTCTGCGGCTTCGGCCTCTTCGAGGCGGCGCGCCGCTTCGCCCGCTACCGGTCCGCCGGTGAGTTCCGTCGCGGGGCCGCCGCCGTGGCCGCGGCGACCGTCCTCGTCCCGGTGGCGGCGGCCTTCGCGGCGCTGCCGCTCGTGGACGACTTCGCCGAGGACGGCACCGCGACCGTCGCCGCGATCCAGGGCAACGTGCCCCGCCTCGGCCTCGACTTCAACTCCCAGCGCCGCGCGGTCCTGGACAACCACGCCAAGCGTACGGAGCAGCTGGCCCGGGACGTGAAGGCCGGCAAGGTCCCGCAGCCGGACTTCGTCCTGTGGCCGGAGAACTCCTCCGACCTCGACCCGTACCGCAACCCGGACGCGCGGATCGTCATCGACGACGCCGTGAAGGCGATCGGGGCGCCGACCGTCATCGGCGCGGTGGTCGAACCCGACTCGGGCCCGCTGCGCAACACCCTCATCCAGTGGCAGCCGGACAAGGGCCCCGTCGCCACGTACGACAAGCGGCACATCCAGCCGTTCGGCGAGTACATGCCGATGCGCTCCTTCGTCCGCATCTTCAGCTCGGACGTCGACCGGGTGCAGCGCGACTTCGGCCCCGGCAAGAAGGTCGGCGTCTTCGACCTCGCGGGCACCTACACGGGGCTCGTCACCTGCTACGAGGCCGCGTTCGACGACGCCGTACGCGACACGGTCGAGCACGGCGCCCAGCTGATCGCCGTCCCCAGCAACAACGCCACCTTCGGCCGCAGCGAGATGACCTACCAGCAGCTCGCGATGTCCCGGGTGCGCGCCGTCGAGCACAGCCGGTCCGTCGTCGTCCCCGTCACCAGCGGTGTCAGCGCGATCATCCGCCCGGACGGCACGGTGGCCGAGAAGACGAAGATGTTCACCCCGGACGCCCTGGTGGACGAGGTGCCGCTGCGCTCCTCGCTGACCCCCGCGACCCGGATGGGACCGCTCCCCGAGGGCATCCTGATCCTGCTCGCACTCGGCGCGCTCGGCTGGGCGGGCGCCCTCGCGGTGCGCGCACGACGGGCCCGCTGA